The DNA sequence GATGCAACCGCAGCCACTTGTTTACGAAATTCTTGCCATTCACTCTTGTTGCCACGCACGGACAAACCTTTTAGATAGTAAGTTCGAACgtcaaaaattgtgttaaaGACAGATCTACAAATCCCGTCAGCCTAACAGTTCTTTCGCAGTCTCATCTGcgggaaattttgaaaagaggCTGTCGGGAGTCATAGACATCGTCTGAGGATTTGGCTCCCAAACCTGACCATGCTGGTGGTAGTCTATCGTCTGGATTGCATGCATTGTAGAACTCCAACGGTCCCATGGAACCCAAAAACAACCACGGAATGTCACTGTTCATAAGAGCTGGCGATGCTACGTGCATGTCGCATATAATGATGTCAGGTTGAACAGTGTCGACTACCGCCTTAAAATTCACCTCCATTTTCTTACTATCCTCGAACATGACAGCAAAAACGGAACTCAACGCCTTGAACGAATCGATCGTTGGCATTGAGATAATGTCGTGGGGATGATCGCGGAAAAAAGCTTTCAGCAATTCCGGTTCGGTAGATGAATGTTGCTCAGGTCCGATCTCTTGTAGAATCGCTTCTCGGTAGCCGTGTTTGGCGAGCCGTCCCTTGAACTGAACGTCCAATATGACAATGCATTCGTGGCCCCGTTGACGCAGTATATCGGCTAGACCATGGCATGCACCGATATGACCCATGCCTTGAGCCGgagcgaataaaatttttaatttagagTTCGACATAATTGACTGAGCGACGGCACTAGGTGATTTCGATTCAATGGCCCGGATACAACTAGCAACACACGATATGCCAATCAAATCAACATACGCATGCGATGGTTGTATGTATAATTCGTAATTATAGGCACGATTGAGCAAACGGTGATTGTTGTATGGCTAGCAGATTAACCGATTGATTAAGACCTAAAGCCTAAAGCGGTCATTGGCCGAATTTTCGGAGAAGCCGCAAAAACTATCAAGATCGAGCGACACACTGAAGAACATTAAGTTGTTTGGCAATGCGTAAGAGTTAAACCATAAGTTTACAACGAGACAACAGCTGTACTAGTACAGTGTTGTTAGTCGTAAATCGTATTTCGATGGATGTTAGTGATTGTGTCACAGTTATACAGCTAGCAAACAAAAACCTGCAAAAGTTTGTTTGCACAGGGCTTTTTTTGGAGAATTTAAATTCCGAATTCTTTAACCTGAATTATTCGGAGTTTTCCGGATATTTTCCCGAATTATTCGGagctttcagaatttttcgtaattaaaattccctaaaatgaTCCCTGCGTTTCCATGATATTGTATACCTGCAAAAATCGGTCGTTAGCTACTTTCGGCTTTAGACCTCAACTTTTTGTCAATTCACTTATCTTTGACCTACACAACTATATAAGTGCTTGTTGAATTAGAGTTTTGCCTCTAtgacaaagcaaaaaaaaatctgaatgaGATAATGTGCGAGTTAATTGAAGGGAGTCGTCTTCATTTGCTTAGTCGATGTATTTACATGATGCATTGAACTGTAATTAGCAACAGTTATGTACTGGTCTCATGACCGTACTATTGCATTGTAACATGCGATCTATTGTTAGCGTGATCTTCTAAATGCATCAACCATTGGCAGTCTGCACATATGTTTAAAGTTGAGGTACCTTTTAGAGCTGAATTATCTAACTAGTCCGGGTTATTTGTTGATCCGCACGCTAGGgaacttatcgaaaatttggacaTTTGGATATGGTAGAGGGGTCAAAGTTGTGGaactaaaattgttttattgaacCGGTGATACCGGTAAAATAACCGGTTCAGTTTGAAACTAAAAACTTGAATGTCTCAgttaaaaagcaaaattttcttatgaGATTTGGTTCGTTCGAAAGTCTAAGTCATTGCCGACATTTTATGGGAATAATTTTTGTCTGAGACTAGaaacatgcaaaaattataTGGGATTCCTGAAATAGGTTCTTTTGGATTTATTATGCCTAAAATGTGGTCAAAGTGTTACAATACCTATTAGTAAGCAGAACCTACAATTTCGTTCAGTCCTGAATGCTCCACCCGGTCCCAATCCTAGACATCACAGACTACGTTCGCTTCCATCAAGTTGATTTGGTTTTCTACTGGTTTAATAGcatttttgaacgaaaaacaCTTGAGCTTAACTTACTTACTTAGCTtgcagacaaaaaaaaagaacttttgtTACTCCCAGTTTCTATGGTCCTTCTGAAAATGCTtgtcttatgctttccatatcaataaaatatgtttcgatTTGGTCGGGGAAATTGAGGTCAAAATTACCGgttttttgtgtcaaaattttttgggaatcCCAAATGAATCAGGTTTTTGAACGAAACCAGATcttaataagaaaattttgcattttaacgGAGAcattcgaatttttatttttatactaaACCGGTTATTTTACCGGTATTACCGGTTCGCTgaatcaataaaacaaaaattagttcTACAACTTTCAACACTCTATCGTAtccaaatgtcaaatttttgttaactGCCCAAGCGCACGCAACGGTTTTATTCGACATAAGAACCTGGACTAAAATTTGTAGTTCATACTTTAGATAGTGCAAATGAATCGACGCCGAAATAAGAAATCAGAATCAGGAAATTTTGTGCCTTTATACAGACGTCGCCTACATTTCGTCTGATAATCTtccttgaatttttttgatccGTTACGTTTCGAAAAACTAATATTTAGATCTACTCTCTGCGTTCCAAAGTTTAAAAAAGTGAACGAACACTGTCAGCGGATGTgagacaaatttttattttcaagggTGCCCTTTCCAACCTTCGTTTCATCAATAAGCATAATTGTATCGATAGTTGCTGCTGTAAGAGTATTTCTGTTGAACCGGAGCGGCTGCTTGATATGTGACTGGAACGGTTGCTTGATATGTGACTGGAACGGCAGCTGGATATGCGACTGGATAAGCGACAGGAACTGGAGCCGGATATAGCAGAGGAGCCGCACGTCTATAGCCTGGAAAGAAATTCATCGAAATATTCAAAGGAAACAATTACGTCAGAAGTTACTTGGCGCCACTCCAAGATTAAACCACGGTCCAACGCGCACTCCAACACCTCCAAATGGGCCTACACCAACTCCGACAGGTCCCACATTAACTGCAACTTGTCTTATTGGACGTTTCGCactttcatcatttttattttctatttccaCCGATTCCGGGTGGTCTGTTGGCAATTCTTTAACCGCAACCGCACAATTTATTACAACAAGTACACACGCAATCAATATGGTGGCCGATCTGATGATTTCCATTTTCACCTGTTGAGAGTCGAGAGTGAAataaaggtaaaaaaaatctgctacTGTCGTTGGAGACGTGCAGCCGATCAGTGTGTTGAAAGTGCGAAAAAGTGAGATCTATTTCTCAAGATTTTTCAACGAATTAGCACTTTTTTCTTGTGCTCAATATGaatggtgatgatgatgatgatgatgtcaTGTTTTGCTATCGTGCGCATCATTTTCCATTACGTTGTTTGAACAAATTATGTTTGTACCATGAGTTTACGCACCAAAATTCCCCGGCTAGTACAGTCGGTAAAATTTTGCAGCCGAAATCGTTTTTCACATAGAGACGACGAAGAAGGGTGGAACTACATTTCTAAACGGTCAATATAGTcagaaacaatattatcgtttaagaaaTGATGACATCGTTTTCTTAACGATAATATCATTGttggaacgatattatcgtccaaaaaacgatcttGACAGTCTATAAATGTTGCCTCTCCCAGAGAAGATAATAGCAAAGAAACGCTGAACCAATTTTACgagagaaatttatttttattaaacaaaatgaGATCACTGCCCAGGGGTCATTTCCTCAATATTTACACTCTCCATAAAACAATGCACAGTCTGAAAACGTTGTGGCCTTGTTCACATCATTTTCAGTTTCGCGATATTTGTCAAGGAATGCTGGACCGTCTGCCTCGAACATGTAACTCGAGaatggaattt is a window from the Bradysia coprophila strain Holo2 unplaced genomic scaffold, BU_Bcop_v1 contig_94, whole genome shotgun sequence genome containing:
- the LOC119084966 gene encoding uncharacterized protein LOC119084966: MEIIRSATILIACVLVVINCAVAVKELPTDHPESVEIENKNDESAKRPIRQVAVNVGPVGVGVGPFGGVGVRVGPWFNLGVAPSYRRAAPLLYPAPVPVAYPVAYPAAVPVTYQATVPVTYQAAAPVQQKYSYSSNYRYNYAY